Proteins co-encoded in one Gossypium arboreum isolate Shixiya-1 chromosome 11, ASM2569848v2, whole genome shotgun sequence genomic window:
- the LOC108478111 gene encoding uncharacterized protein LOC108478111, producing MQLLDDEDLGTMMEIWWPTRSENPQPIELFAELEDLEPVVNVSPVSQHHEFDFDLNVGWTDQLEYEGTSQMPKNSNYGGSSYNNPTSSPRLQIHLEVIISTEANVREMTNNDEDSDQDVEDFSDPDVDEVPDDIDDEGPEEVEDVYGPSFSNLSHGIILRNESGGDMLNFEELFIGQQFENKADSVFAIKQYSMKLSIDYKVVKSTPTLYVKEYWRAGEGCGWRVRATFIQRTQQWQIRKLKGCHTCSVARMSQDHRKLDTKNMQARFQCRVSYRKAWLVKQMAMQQLYGDWDESYNELQGWILAMVEYIPRTIVDLQTLPYRGPNGRLELGRRILLIAVAQDGNGNVLPIAFAIIESKNSESWAYFIQNLRRHVVREDNICIISDRSKGLVATIRQSEVPWRFVYCICHIAVNFHNQYKNKDWRKRTVNMGYELEAHRFRHKLARLETDMAGSNPPLRQWLGSMEPWQWAQCFDEGYRYGQMTTNLVEAINSVLRSTRHLPISAVFPATFYRLATLMPKMGLKQAKQLEVGHVYVEKIRDAMKENAERARLMNTELYSRNLETFRVTEYIDRRSGIPPRLYRVDLRNRQCECEMFQTLRYPCAHVVAACATYSLNTEQYIDDVYTLERTLRIWGNEFPVLRDVSTWEVQPPAFEMLPDRSLRRRIKGRPTTTRIQNDMDIREQVDPKRYTICRIVGHSRSKCPHRNVYTGQSSQSEKN from the exons ATGCAGCTATTAGATGATGAAGACTTAGGCACTATGATGGAAATATGGTGGCCGACTAGGAGTGAGAACCCACAACCAATTGAATTATTTGCCGAGTTAGAAGACTTAGAGCCTGTTGTGAATGTTAGTCCAGTAAGTCAACATCACGAATTTGACTTTGATCTTAATGTTGGATGGACAGACCAATTAGAATATGAAGGGACATCACAGATGCCCAAAAATTCTAATTATGGTGGGAGTTCGTATAACAACCCTACCTCCAGTCCCCGTTTACAAATACATCTAGAGGTGATAATAAGCACAGAGGCAAATGTCAGAGAAATGACCAATAATGATGAAGATTCTGATCAAGACGTTGAAGATTTTAGTGACCCTGATGTTGATGAGGTTCCGGACGATATCGATGATGAAGGACCAGAAGAGGTTGAAGATGTTTATGGCCCTTCATTCAGTAACCTAAGTCATGGCATTATTTTACGAAATGAATCTGGGGGCGACATGTTGAAC TTTGAGGAGTTATTCATTGGGCAACAGTTCGAGAACAAGGCAGACAGTGTGTTTGCCATCAAACAATACAGTATGAAGTTGTCGATTGATTACAAGGTTGTCAAATCTACACCGACATTATATGTTAAAGAATATTGGAGAGCCGGCGAAGGGTGTGGTTGGCGAGTTCGAGCTACATTTATACAGAGGACTCAACAGTGGCAAATACGAAAATTAAAAGGGTGTCATACATGTAGTGTTGCACGTATGTCTCAAGACCACCGGAAATTGGATACCAAAA ACATGCAAGCTCGATTTCAGTGCAGAGTTTCATATAGGAAAGCGTGGTTGGTGAAACAAATGGCTATGCAACAATTGTACGGCGACTGGGATGAGTCATACAATGAACTTCAGGGTTGGATTTTAGCGATGGTGGAGTACATCCCAAGAACTATCGTGGACTTGCAAACGTTGCCTTATAGAGGCCCTAATGGACGATTGGAACTGGGGAGAAGA ATACTTCTGATTGCAGTTGCACAAGACGGTAACGGAAATGTACTACCAATCGCTTTTGCCATCATAGAGTCTAAGAACTCTGAATCGTGGGCATATTTCATTCAGAACTTACGGAGACATGTTGTCAGGGAAGACAACATTTGCATTATCTCCGACAGATCGAAGGGTCTTGTTGCTACAATTCGACAATCTGAGGTTCCATGGAGGTTCGTTTATTGTATTTGTCACATCGCTGTCAACTTCCACAATCAGTATAAGAACAAAGATTGGCGCAAACGAACTGTGAACATGG GATACGAGCTGGAAGCACATCGTTTCAGACATAAGTTGGCGAGGTTAGAGACTGATATGGCGGGGTCCAATCCCCCTCTCAGACAATGGTTAGGTAGCATGGAGCCGTGGCAGTGGGCTCAATGTTTTGACGAAGGGTACCGGTATGGTCAAATGACAACTAACCTCGTTGAGGCCATAAACTCTGTCTTGAGGAGTACGCGTCACTTGCCAATTTCAGCAGTTTTTCCAGCCACATTTTATAGGCTAGCAACCTTAATGCCAAAAATGGGGTTGAAACAAGCAAAACAGTTAGAGGTAGGACATGTGTACGTCGAAAAAATTAGGGATGCCATGAAAGAGAATGCTGAAAGGGCTAGGTTGATGAATACAGAACTATATTCCCGAAATTTGGAAACTTTTCGAGTGACAGAGTATATCGATCGCCGGTCGGGGATCCCGCCACGGCTCTACAGAGTTGATCTCCGAAACAGGCAATGTGAGTGCGAGATGTTCCAAACACTACGTTATCCGTGTGCGCATGTGGTTGCAGCGTGTGCTACCTACAGTTTGAATACTGAACAATATATCGACGATGTGTACACACTTGAACGTACGTTGCGTATTTGGGGTAACGAGTTCCCCGTATTAAGGGATGTATCAACATGGGAAGTGCAACCGCCTGCGTTCGAGATGTTGCCAGATCGGTCACTACGTAGGAGAATCAAAGGTAGACCGACAACAACGAGGATCCAGAACGACATGGATATAAGAGAACAAGTCGATCCAAAACGTTACACCATATGTAGAATAGTTGGCCACAGTCGGAGCAAATGTCCCCATAGAAACGTCTACACTGGTCAATCTTCACAGtctgaaaaaaattaa